The Falco rusticolus isolate bFalRus1 chromosome 5, bFalRus1.pri, whole genome shotgun sequence genome has a segment encoding these proteins:
- the LOC119148783 gene encoding histone H2A.J: protein MSGRGKQGGKVRAKAKSRSSRAGLQFPVGRVHRLLRKGNYAERVGAGAPVYMAAVLEYLTAEILELAGNAARDNKKTRIIPRHLQLAIRNDEELNKLLGKVTIAQGGVLPNIQAVLLPKKTESHKAKSK, encoded by the coding sequence ATGTCCGGCCGCGGGAAGCAGGGAGGCAAAGTCCGGGCCAAGGCCAAGTCGCGCTCGTCGCGGGCCGGGCTGCAGTTCCCCGTGGGCCGCGTGCACCGGCTGCTGCGCAAGGGCAACTACGCGGAGCGGGTGGGCGCGGGAGCGCCCGTCTACATGGCGGCCGTGCTGGAGTACCTGACGGCCGAGATCCTGGAGCTGGCGGGCAACGCGGCCCGCGACAACAAGAAGACGCGCATCATCCCCCGCCACCTGCAGCTCGCCATCCGCAACGACGAGGAGCTCAACAAGCTGCTGGGCAAGGTGACCATCGCGCAGGGCGGCGTGCTGCCCAACATCCAGGCCGTGCTGCTGCCCAAGAAGACAGAGAGCCACAAAGCCAAGAGCAAATAA